In Heptranchias perlo isolate sHepPer1 chromosome 7, sHepPer1.hap1, whole genome shotgun sequence, a genomic segment contains:
- the LOC137323668 gene encoding cytohesin-interacting protein-like isoform X1, producing MTFQSVVQLNGNANYMAANSLPSSYDSYSEVSNRSFSGETDNKCLPILANPQGTLSRGRRQLALTRSNSLADSSDFQKKMVVLQKQDNETFGFEIQTFGMNQQNANALEMCTYVCRVRDNSPSHFAGLKAGDMLVNINGVNTEEFSHREIVDLIKSSGNLLSLMTVNKDSIKRAELEAKLHFLKKTLREKWVEYRSLLLQEQRLAHGLLRNNSTAESAESFLPNDIALFGSATRNKERVSSDSSCRSQFSLMTDDSEDGVFNISVFDDLATGSHCRRSSMDEECFFHREIDMFTPKTRLSRSRSISMTSSGSGHMSPSWDLHSGCGTIPRKSKRPSVRKRLMKFIPGLNRAVEEDESHF from the exons ATGACTTTCCAAAGTGTCGTTCAACTTAATGGCAACGCGAATTACATGGCAGCGAATTCTTTGCCATCAAGCTACGATTCCTATTCTGAGGTCTCTAACAGGAGCTTCTCTGGTGAAACTGACAACAAGTGCCTTCCGATTCTCGCCAACCCCCAAGGGACCCTGTCTCGGGGGCGCAGACAG CTTGCATTGACTAGATCAAACTCTTTGGCAGACTCTTCAGATTTTCAAAA AAAAATGGTTGTTCTACAGAAACAAGATAATGAAACTTTTGGATTTGAGATTCAG ACGTTTGGAATGAACCAGCAAAATGCTAATGCATTGGAGATGTGCACTTACGTGTGCAGGGTACGTGACAACAGTCCCTCTCATTTCGCAGGACTGAAGGCTG GAGATATGCTAGTTAACATTAACGGAGTGAATACTGAAGAGTTTAGTCACCGAGAAATTGTAGACCTAATTAAGTCATCTGGCAATTTATTAAG CCTGATGACTGTTAATAAAGACTCTATCAAAAGAGCTGAACTTGaagcaaaattacattttttaaag AAAACACTTCGAGAGAAATGGGTGGAGTACAGATCACTTCTGCTACAGGAACAACGCCTAGCTCATG GACTCTTGAGGAACAACAGCACAGCAGAATCTGCAGAATCATTTCTACCCAACGATATTGCCTTATTTGGATCAGCCACACGGAACAAGGAAAGGGTTTCTAGTGACAGCAGCTGCAGGAGCCAATTCAGCCTAATGACTGATGACAGCGAGGATGGAGTCTTCAATATCAGTGTGTTTGATGACTTAGCCACTGGGAGCCACTGTAGGCGCAGCAGTATGGATGAAGAATGCTTCTTCCACAGGGAAATTGATATGTTCACGCCAAAAACCCgactgagcaggagcaggagcattaGTATGACCAGCAGTGGGAGTGGACATATGTCACCATCATGGGACTTGCACAGTGGCTGTGGGACAATTCCTCGAAAAAGCAAGAGACCAAGTGTTAGGAAGCGCCTCATGAAGTTCATTCCAGGCTTA
- the LOC137323668 gene encoding cytohesin-interacting protein-like isoform X2 codes for MATRITWQRILCHQATIPILRSLTGASLVKLTTSAFRFSPTPKGPCLGGADRKMVVLQKQDNETFGFEIQTFGMNQQNANALEMCTYVCRVRDNSPSHFAGLKAGDMLVNINGVNTEEFSHREIVDLIKSSGNLLSLMTVNKDSIKRAELEAKLHFLKKTLREKWVEYRSLLLQEQRLAHGLLRNNSTAESAESFLPNDIALFGSATRNKERVSSDSSCRSQFSLMTDDSEDGVFNISVFDDLATGSHCRRSSMDEECFFHREIDMFTPKTRLSRSRSISMTSSGSGHMSPSWDLHSGCGTIPRKSKRPSVRKRLMKFIPGLNRAVEEDESHF; via the exons ATGGCAACGCGAATTACATGGCAGCGAATTCTTTGCCATCAAGCTACGATTCCTATTCTGAGGTCTCTAACAGGAGCTTCTCTGGTGAAACTGACAACAAGTGCCTTCCGATTCTCGCCAACCCCCAAGGGACCCTGTCTCGGGGGCGCAGACAG AAAAATGGTTGTTCTACAGAAACAAGATAATGAAACTTTTGGATTTGAGATTCAG ACGTTTGGAATGAACCAGCAAAATGCTAATGCATTGGAGATGTGCACTTACGTGTGCAGGGTACGTGACAACAGTCCCTCTCATTTCGCAGGACTGAAGGCTG GAGATATGCTAGTTAACATTAACGGAGTGAATACTGAAGAGTTTAGTCACCGAGAAATTGTAGACCTAATTAAGTCATCTGGCAATTTATTAAG CCTGATGACTGTTAATAAAGACTCTATCAAAAGAGCTGAACTTGaagcaaaattacattttttaaag AAAACACTTCGAGAGAAATGGGTGGAGTACAGATCACTTCTGCTACAGGAACAACGCCTAGCTCATG GACTCTTGAGGAACAACAGCACAGCAGAATCTGCAGAATCATTTCTACCCAACGATATTGCCTTATTTGGATCAGCCACACGGAACAAGGAAAGGGTTTCTAGTGACAGCAGCTGCAGGAGCCAATTCAGCCTAATGACTGATGACAGCGAGGATGGAGTCTTCAATATCAGTGTGTTTGATGACTTAGCCACTGGGAGCCACTGTAGGCGCAGCAGTATGGATGAAGAATGCTTCTTCCACAGGGAAATTGATATGTTCACGCCAAAAACCCgactgagcaggagcaggagcattaGTATGACCAGCAGTGGGAGTGGACATATGTCACCATCATGGGACTTGCACAGTGGCTGTGGGACAATTCCTCGAAAAAGCAAGAGACCAAGTGTTAGGAAGCGCCTCATGAAGTTCATTCCAGGCTTA